Genomic window (Desulforapulum autotrophicum HRM2):
TGGCGGGGCGTTTCCCCGTTAGCTGGTAGGTGCCGATGGCCCCAGCTTCTACGATAATATCTTTGCCATGCAGGCTGTTGATTTGTTCCAGGGCTTCAGTGCCAGTGATCAGCTGAATCTGCTGCCATTCGCCGATACTTTTCGGTAATAATGAACCGAGGTTCTGTTGTTTTTTAGCTTGCTGGCTGCAAGCACATAGCAAGGAGAACAGCAAAAGTGACAAGCCAATTGTAATTGTCCGTTTCATAACAAAAAAAGCTCCATTTCTTTTTCGTTTCAAGTGATTTCTTTTTTTAAAGTTTAAATTGTTTCACCATTTGGGTCAGGTTTTCTGCAAGCCTGGAAAGTTCAATGGCACTTTCATTTACCTGGGTGCTGCCCGTGTTCATGTCTGAAGCAGCCTGGTTCACCTCTGAAATCTCCCGAGTCACCTCCCCGGCAACACACGAGATCTGATTGACATTTTCATTAATTTCCTGCAGGCCCTGGGCAGCCTGGCTCACATTGTTTGAAATTTCCTGGGTGGTGGCGGATTGTTCTTCAATTGCCGTGGCAATCGTGTTTACAATATCATTAATGTCAGTAATAACCATGGTAATGGATTCAATGGCAGCAATGGATTCAGCCGTGGTGGTCTGAACGCCTGAAATCTTTTCATTAATCTCTCCAGTTGCTTCTGCCGTCTGCTGGGCAAGGGACTTAATCTCTCCTGCCACAACGGCAAATCCTTTACCTGCCTCTCCTGCTCTTGCCGCTTCAATGGTGGCGTTGAGAGCCAGAAGGTTGGTCTGGGCAGAAATATCAGCAATGGCGTCCGTGACCTTGGAAATCTGGGCAGAGGCCTTTCCCAACGCTTCCACTTTTCCGGCGACCTCCTTGGCTTTTTTAACTGCCTGGGAAGTAATTTCGCTGCCTTTGGCGGTATTGCCTGCGATCTCAGTAATGGTGGCAGTCATCTCTTCTGAGGCAGCAACTATCATTTGAATATTGGTGGTGGTCTGTTCCGTGGCTGCGGCCACACTGTTCATATTGGTGGCCATCTCCTCGGCAGCAACAGCCACAGTGTTTGATTTCTCTGCTGTTTGCTCAGAATTGCCACTCATCTGCTCTGAAATGGCTGAGAGCTCTGTAGAAGAAGCCGTCAGGGTCTGGGTGCCCCCTGCAATATCTGAAAACATGGATCTTAAATTTCCAGACATCGTGTTCAGAGCATTTGCGAGAATTCCGATTTCATCTTTCTGGTGAATATCAAGTTTGTGGGTCAGGTCTCCCCTGGCAATTTCCTGGGCCATCCCAACCGTTTGGATAATGGGAGCGGAAATGGATCTGCTGACCCCAAAGGCTATAAATGTAACAACAATAGCTGCCGTCAATGCAATGATCCAGATGAACCATTTTAATGCTTTAATGGGTGC
Coding sequences:
- a CDS encoding methyl-accepting chemotaxis protein, whose product is MAFVKDIKLGTKLISAFLAVSILPLMILGFLAVKSSSTALSTEAFNKLEAIRQIKKFQIESYLSERIGDVKVLANNPFTIEAMKAIDAAFEADGGVEGGKIKGHTDEAYDAPDGYRSVHDLYFPTFKHYMEQYGYYDIFLMDTDHGDTFFTVTKELDFGQRAADIDSSLRDVWRLAAKEGKIIISDTKPYSPSKNAPAQFIAAPIKERGETIGILVFQFSIDAINKIMQERDGMGETGETYLIGQDRLMRSDSFLDPINHSVIASFANPANGAVDTVAGNAVLSGKTGRKIVIDYNGNPVLSAYVPITVGLSSWGLLAEIDEAEAFAPIKALKWFIWIIALTAAIVVTFIAFGVSRSISAPIIQTVGMAQEIARGDLTHKLDIHQKDEIGILANALNTMSGNLRSMFSDIAGGTQTLTASSTELSAISEQMSGNSEQTAEKSNTVAVAAEEMATNMNSVAAATEQTTTNIQMIVAASEEMTATITEIAGNTAKGSEITSQAVKKAKEVAGKVEALGKASAQISKVTDAIADISAQTNLLALNATIEAARAGEAGKGFAVVAGEIKSLAQQTAEATGEINEKISGVQTTTAESIAAIESITMVITDINDIVNTIATAIEEQSATTQEISNNVSQAAQGLQEINENVNQISCVAGEVTREISEVNQAASDMNTGSTQVNESAIELSRLAENLTQMVKQFKL